CAAACTCATCGACCGATCAGCACGGGAGTTGCAAGCAAGCTGCAATCAGCTCGCTTTACCCCCGCCCAAAGCCCACGGCGGACCCCTAGCCCCCTGCCGTGCACACAAATGGAGCTATGACCCACTGCTGCTAGAAGCGGCATCAGAATCGAGCTGCAAATCGAAGAAGTTGTCAAACGCACGGTATGACGATGTATTAGGAAATATGGTATAGCCACATGCCCACCGATGGGGTTGGGGTTTTGGGGGAGAATCAATTAAATTAGAGCCACCGGTATGGCGAATCGTGTACGGCGAGCTCTTTCGTTCCCCTTGCCACTGCCAGAGGTGATCCGACGTGTCTTTGTGCTGCGTTTGCGTACCATTGGCACCGGTTGTGCCGGATGCATCTCGACACAAAACCTTCTCGTATCGATTGCTGCTAGCAAAagtaaaagagaagaaaaaaaaactcggtGACGATAATTAGAGCCACCTTCAACGTAAAAGGGCTGGGTCGGTTCGGTACGGAGAAAACCCGACAAGGCAACCTCCGCTTTGGCACACCACCGTCAGCGGCTCAATGATTTTCTTAGAATTTTTCTCAACTCACCGGCTTTGGGAAGTGGTCGCACATGAAAAAGGGCACCCCAGGTACCCTAGGACTTGGATGGGTTTAGAAAGGGGTGGTGGGGGGGTGAAAATATCGGtcacaaaaatttacacaacCCCCGCAAAACGGAGTGTGCAACGGTTTATGGTGTTTGGTGTCGCGTCTAACCGTGCAGCATTTATTGCATAATGGATTCTTAAAATGTATATCTTGCCCTTGGTGTACCCTGAGCTCCCCCCGGCCGGCAGTGGCCGGAAAAGGGCGGTAATGGTGTGCACTGGATGTGTTGATTTTGCTTCTCCAAAAAACCGGGAGGGATATGACATTTGAAGGTTCGCAATTTTGCAAAGGTTACGAGAACGGAATCGTGGTGTGAGAATTGTAAAAAGACAAGGCGCAAATGTGACGTAATTGTTGGTTACGGTGCGCAGAATAAGAATGATCCCAGAAACGAGCATGAAGGTACACAAAAAAGGAGGAGGTTATGGTTTTATCGAGTTTTATTCCGTAATAAATACAGTGAATTTACATCGTATGTACACAGTTGTTCGACTCAGTTTGTTCTGGTTAGCTGGGGGAAGGAGGTTGGTTTGTCTTTGCATTGCCAGGAATGAGGATGAAATGTGGCAAGTTTCATTCAGCGTccgaacggttttttttgttgtttgcagaTTGGcttcaaaatttgttgcagCTATTGCGCTTGATAGATGTTGTTTGTCGCCGGAacggaatgtttgttttgttttttttacaacctaATGGCAAGTGGAGAATGGGACCGTAGGTATTGGCCCGCTAGCACCTCAAACACCGACCGCCGTTCAATCACTGCTGGATCTGGCGGTGATGCAGTTTTTGCTAAACGGTCCATTCCCCTCCCCGGGGTGGGGCGTCCATCCGGAGCGTTCCCGAACTGCCAGCTGCTTAGTGGTAGTATCCGTGAGCGTAGGCCAGAGGGGCGGCATGGTGAGCGTAAGCTGGGGCAGCGTAGGCCGGGGCGGCATAAGCGACCGGGGCGTGCGACACGACGGCTGGGGCAGCGTAGGCAACTGGGGCCTTCACGGAGACCTgggcaaaagaaagcaaaagcagAATAATGCATTTGGatacaaaagacttcaacggtTCGCaatcaagcgacgaacccccgtTAATCTCCCGGATGAGATTTTATTTAGGCTGGGATGCTGTGTTCCTTTACCTTGTAGGTGTTGGCGTAGCTGGTGGCAACTGGGGCAACAGCCTTAACGTACGGGGCAGCATGGTAGGCCGGGGCGGCGTAGGCAACTGGGGCAGCGACGGTCTTGACGACTGGTGCGTGGTAGGCGAGCGGGGCGTGGTAGGCAGCGGCCAGCGGAGCATGAGCGTAGGCCGGGGCAGAGTAGGCCAGCGGGGCGCCGAGGTATCCAGCCGAGACGGCGGCGAAGAACAGGGGCAGAACCAGCTGAAGTGACAGAGGAAAATGGGACACATTAGCACATCGGCAGGACACTTGCACTAGCACTCCAAGGGACACACACTGAACACTCGCAGGACACTTACAAGCTTGAACATTTTGAGTttggtggttttggttttgtttagaaCGTAAGAAGTTCGTAAGGCTTTAGAAGCTTTGTTACACTTTGAGGCGTGGAACTGGAATGCTTTTCTGGCTGCCGATCCTCACTATTTATAGTTGGCACCGTTTACCGTTCGGGCACTGGCCGGCATTGGCTTACAGAATACGAAGCCGCTCAAGAAttgatatctcatcgacactGGCCGTCTCACTCCTGCCGAGGGTTCTCACCATCTTTTTTACCCCATTTGGTGACTCTCTGCCTTTCGCAGCCGACCGTTTTAAGTGCATTAGTAGTTCCGAACGTTCgcgtgcgcacacacacgctcgtGTGTGTCTTGGTTGTTTTCGATTGTTGTATTTACACACGGCGTACCTCCCTTCCGCTGAGGTGATCATACATCGCGGGCTGAATTTCTGAAGGGATTGTCTCCAAGATTGGAGCTGGTGTGTTTAGTTTTCTTCTCGCTTCTAGTGATGGAGGGGCATTATTTGATAGTGACCCGACCCGAAGCCAGTGCCAGTTCTGGTCGAAGCCGAATCGAAGgaaggtggaaagaaaaaacatacccacacacacttCTCCTGCGGTGTACCTCAATGTCCGAGGGACCGAGAAGCGGGCGATATCATCAAAGTCGATGTAAAGCGGTAAACATGCACGACACGATGGAAAACCGACGAAACCCGGTGGCCCGGTAGAAGTCGATCCCCTCTCTCACACGCTGTCTGTGCGCCGATCGACGCAGAGGATACGGCCGACGTTGTGCAGATTGCCATTGATTTAACCTCTTAGTGTCGCCCGGTTAGTGGCGTGGAAGGTTCGCTACGGTACGATCGATGAGGTGCCGTCTGTTCTACACGGGCAGTCCTATGCAGTCGATCCATTCATTGACGGTAACGACATAATGTGGAATCATTCATGTGCTTTCGGGGCGTCTTTGGGGgctgttgtatgttttgtaaaGCTAGTTCGATCCAGTAGAAATGCTTCAAACGAGTTTAgaattgtttacaaaaaatgTGCCTAAAGAACAGTTTATGAATATGCTCGGCAGGGATTCGTATGCTTTGTCACTTTGGTTCATGGTGGACGTAGTATGTGGCTtagaaaaatgtgtaaaacgtAGCTGCTGAAGCTGCTCTCGCTCGTAATGGCTTTTGCGGAAGTCGTGATGAAGTTGACATTTTTGCACTCGATTCCCACGGTAGAGGGGCCGGTTAGTGCAATCAAGGCTGGGCAGGGCGAATGGATCATTCCAGCTAGCATTAAGTTGAGCGCTAACCGTCTATATTAACCATCATTAGATTCCAATAAAGCTGTTCATATTGGGTTCGTTTTATATGCAAGGTGCACGAGAGAAGCGAATGATGTTTTGATTCGTTGCACAGATTGAGTATGAGCTAACAAGGAATAATCGTTGCAGGAGGGAAGGTTCTGCACTTAACAGAGGGTTAGACATACATCATATAAAACTGAGACAATTAATTAGGAATAATTACATAATTTTATCATGGAAAAGacttttatattaaatattttaaaggagATAAAACGAGCTCACGATAGGACCGGAtaccaaatcccatccggactttTCTCAGTAGCAgtttctcactactcactacaTCCATAAAAATTGCATATTATTACACAACTTTAGCATTCTTAAGAGAGaaacgtttaaaataaatctataaCACTTCGCCGCACTCATGATACACTCAGGCATACTCGCGCACTTGATTGATCGCCTCGAGATGCATCCGAAGAATGTACACGCACTCGTAAATGTGCAATGTTTAATCGACCGGGCGCCAAACCAATGCTGGGGCAAATTGCGCCATCCCACAGCACCGGCAGACGGATGTCTTTAAACGGATGCTTCGGTCACCATGCGAAGAAATAAACATTCCATAAACTGTTGGGACGGATTCGGTTTTGCTCTTATGAGTGagtgtctttttttctaagTACTCACTTaagggaaacaaaataaaataaaaaaccgcACACAGTATCGAATCGTCATCTGATGCATGTTGTGAACCACCCAGCTCAATCCGGCTGCACAGTATCCGGGGCAACAGTTGCTGTTCCCTTGTACGCGGCTAAAAGGTTGGTGAAAAATTCGTGGAATGATTCTTGCCCGATCGAGCTCGGAGATGGACCCGAGCGGAGATTGTGTAATTTTGCTGTTGTCCTGCAGCGGTACGGTAAGGGCAAATGGTAGCAGCTGACGGTCTCGGCTCGTACCCGTTGGACGGCCTCCGGCCACAAAGCGCTCGCCTTTTTGGTTGAAGCAAGAGCGTTCAAGGAGCAGTGTGGCAGCCCGCTGGCTGCCTTTCGCAGTGTGTCAATAGTGCATTTTTCACACGAAGATCAAGCACGATTGAACCTATCCGTACGATCTGCTCGGGTGCTCGGGGTACCCAGGCGGACGAAGGAATGATTGTTGCGGCTGTAATTAATTCCTCCATCGAAACCGAAAGTGTCTCCCTTTGCGAGCTGCGTCCGACGAGCGAACTGTGCTGTGTGAATTGATTTCTACCGCGCGGCTGAAGGAAGCAACAGTTGTATTCTAAGCTTTAGCCGATCACTAGCCGGGACCTCCCCGGCGGCCTAACCTCGAAGTTGTTTGTCGACGCGAACAGCAAATCGCTCGGAAAGCGACCGATTGTCCGTTGTGGTGCGATTGAGCGAGCGAGTTTGCAATTTGCATCGACAATTATGCACCTGGTGCATGCGGCCGATCTCCACCTGAAAAACGGAATCAGATCGCGGACAATGAAGTTTAGCTCGTTCGGTCATCCTTGGACTTTCGGGGTGAACAAATGGGACTGTACAACCCGGACAACCATAAAGCTCACGGTTCGTCTATACCGCGTGCGCTCTGATTTATGATTTCAATGTCAGCGAAGGTCGTCCGAGTCGGTCGTTGGATGGTACACAATGTGCGGAATAGATCTCCCGCGAGGTTGGGAGTTTCGATTCTTGGAAGCACTAGAGAGGTGTTGTGCAGTAGCAGCAGGTCCGGGACCAAGACCCGGATGACTGGCTGGCCGGAGTAAGATGTTAGTTCCTGATTATCGCCGTCTGTGCTGCGGGTGCTTGTTATAGGGTCgtaaaaatttaccaatcgCCTCGAATGGAAAGCTGCGGTCTCGCGTAATAAGCTTGTCAGGTTGGATCGGACGTATGCAGTAACACAACTTCATGCTGTATGTTGTCTTTGAAGCTGAGAATTTTATTACCACATCGAAGTTTTACAAGGGGAGTACATTGTTTCCAGTTTTTGGTGGTTAGATGTAGAATATGAACATTTCTGGTTTGGTACATTTaattggaaaatatatttccttAATTGTTGGAATTACTGAGAGGATTTAGTATCTTCAAATTTGTAACTACAGAATTGAAAGACTAAAACTAAATAACCACACAATTCTCTCCAGCTATGGGACAAGAACCTTCGAACCCTACCATATGATCAGATAAAACTTGTTGCAGCTGCGTGTGAACCAAGCATTACGAACTAGAACGCATTGTCAGTGCGCTTTCAGTGCGATCGCGGGCTATTTAGCGAATGAATTAATTACATCCATTCACCATCGCTGTAAATGACTGATCAAATGACAACATGTCGAATCAAAGTCAAGTCACTACTTTGGAGTGATTATGATCGACGGTTTGCGCTAGACGAGAAGAGATAGGAAAAGAGATAAAGAGTGGCAGATCAGGGACTTGTTCTACTCGCTTCAATTGTCGATATTCGATCGAACGATCGCCACGCGTGCCTGGAAATGGCGAATGGCGTcacaatctttttttaaaaattgttgcatTACACCGTCACCTTTATTTACTTTCGCGCTCAAGATGATGGAATGTCTCAAGATCATCAAAGATCTCACGTGAAACAGAGCGAAATTCTAGCCCGATTGCTATAAAGGTTTCTAGAACTGTGTACTCTGGTGTGATCTCTTTGAGGTAGAGTTTGAATGATACAACGGCACAATGCGTCCCGATAAACTGAGCACCCGCAGCACGATCATTAAGGCTAACAGTTGCATTATCGAAATAACTCGGCCCAAGTAATCACACCAATGGTCAAACGATTGGATAATGAAGGGTTGTCTGCCATAGTGCCGGCACTTTCCTCTCATCTGTTGGTGTTTGGTTTCGCCTCTAGTTGTTGccccaaaaaagggcaaacctCGTACCAATTCCTCCCTGTGCTGCCCATACAAATGGTGAACGATAATTAATGTGATAAAGTGAAAACTATTCACCACGATTCTTGCATCTCCCACCATCATCAATGACTAATCAATTCGTTGTCATGCCACAATTTAAAGCAACGCAGTGCAGCAACAGTTTTGGATTGGTTGTGGTCGGCTGAAGCCCTGCAGCCGGATCGTAATGCAATCCCGAACGTTGGGGGACGGGTTTGCAAACGAGTCCGATGCGATGAAAGCAAAAGGGCTCTACATTCGTTTGCAGGCGACAGGTTGGTGTGATTGGTTAGGTCTCTGTCGGTCAGTGGGACAGTCCCTGCAGAGTTGAAAGAAAAGTTGATTCACAGTCGAGCAGTCGGTGAACTGCTCGAAACGAATACGCCGGCCTGTGGTCTGTGTGGAGTTAAATCAATCCATCAGCAAGAGAGTCACCGCTTATCTGGGTCTAGGTGTTTGGGAGTCAATGCGTACGCGACGCGGTTGACTTTTCTCCAACGCTTTTCGCGGCTTATTTATCGTGCACCCGTAATGCGTGTTTGAACATGATGTGTTATCGGAGACGCCTATGCCACGAAGACAGTTGGCAAGCGGTTGACCAGACCCAGGGGATCACGAACTCTCACGCAGAATATCAACTAGAGCAGCTGGAGTTGCTGCAAGCATTGGACTGGTACCACTGGTAATGGTGCAAGCAAACGTTGGCATTTCTATGCATTTGCTTCAACCCAACCCTTTCGGGCCGATCGTGCACTAGAATGAACACCGAGACCTGTTACGTAATGGTTGACGAATGGGAGGCGGGGTGCGGGTGATGGTAGCAACAACATACATTAGACAGACGGTGGCTCTCAGGTGAACCAGGTGAGCTGGAAGCAATTATACGGGGACAATGTTGGCCTACCGGGCTGACAATGCGATAAATAAGTCAGGCTTTAATTGATACAGATGAGATGTGGCCATGTGTGCGGACGGTGGGGGAACACGAGTGGCAGTGGATTATTTGTGTGGTGTCTATATGGGTCAAGTTGATTTACGCTACCATCAGGTTGCCCGATACCCGATGCAATAGGTCGATCTGGTAGCGAGTGTGATTTTGTCCGTTGTTTTGCGGCAACCTTTTTCCTTCAGCGCTAGCGACTacaacgaaagacttcaacgagcGATAAGGCGACGAAAACGCATTGAAACGTAGTAcacaaaatgtcaaaacattCGAATCTGGAGCAATTCGACAGCGATAAATCAGCATGCGAAAACGGACGAATCAAAGCACCTGGATATATTATGCTGAACTTTATTCTACGCTCGCTCAGAGAATGGTAAACGATCTGAAGGAGTTTTTATAGAGCAAAAACGTATACGATTTAAGCCGGGTTTTGTGTAGAACAATCGGAACAGGGATTAAAAATGACCAAAAACCTTGTACTTTACAGTGAAAAATGTCAGCAAAAGGAACatgttttttacttctttctaCTACGGTACATAAGGTGATCTTTGAACTGGTGAAATGATTGCTTTCAGGTTTGAGACACTTTTTTCTTGTCCTGTGCCTTGATTCCACTCGCTAACCTTGCCGGCGCATGTCAGCAATTGTTAATCTGATAAAATGTAGGTGTATATTAATGTGAAATGAAATGCTTTTGTTGTAAATGGCACTTGCACTGAGGTGTAATGAATGTTCCGTAACGGATGCTCGGGAATATgcaattttggttttggtgaacgagaaatgaaaaattgccaCAATCAAATGTCAGATGAGTGGTGAGTGAGTATATGATTCTGGCCTTTGTGTAAAGGAACAAAATAACACTTCACGATCAATGAAGACATTGTTAGGGAAAGAGAGTAGCCTGTTCGATGCACGCAACAATAAGAGAGTTGCTTTCTGTTGCACAATTCAAGGCAATTCATGCAGAAGGAGTAAACAGTGTCCTCCGGTTTTAGACAGACCCGACTCCAAACCTTTTC
The DNA window shown above is from Anopheles funestus chromosome 3RL, idAnoFuneDA-416_04, whole genome shotgun sequence and carries:
- the LOC125770735 gene encoding cuticle protein 10.6-like, which translates into the protein MFKLLVLPLFFAAVSAGYLGAPLAYSAPAYAHAPLAAAYHAPLAYHAPVVKTVAAPVAYAAPAYHAAPYVKAVAPVATSYANTYKVSVKAPVAYAAPAVVSHAPVAYAAPAYAAPAYAHHAAPLAYAHGYYH